CCGGGCATCAGGCCCGAAACCAGCGCGATGGGCAGCATCAGCAGGATGACCAGCAACGGCCCGAGGGAAAAGAGCTTCTCCGCCGCCTCTATGGAAGCTTCCCACATGTAAACCTCACGAAATTCCGTTCCAGCGGTCCCGAAGTGTCCGGAATGCGAAGTGGTGACTTGCCACGACCGGCGTGCCGTGTCAACTTCCGCGTTCGCATTTCCCCATGTTCCGGGCTACGTCAAGGAACGACGTGGGGCTTCACTCCACCGCGCCGCCCCGTTGCGGTTCGGCCGCACAACGTGCCGGCCTTCTGCCTCGCGAAAATGTCATGATCGCCGAACTCCTCGCCCTGCTCACCGCGTTCTCCTACGCCACGGCCAATGTTTCGGCGCGGTGGGGGCTGCGCTACTCGACTCCCAACACCGCCGTATTGCTGTCCCTCCTGGTGCACGCGATCGGACTGTCGGCCGTGGTCCTCTTCACCCAGGGCATTCCGGCGGTTCCGCCGGCCGCGCTCTATCTGGTCATCGTCACCGGCGTGCTGCAGACGCTGCTGCGCTTCTGCCATTACCTGGCGATATCCAAGGTCGGCGTCTCCCGGGCGGTGACCCTCCGGAACACGTACCCGATGCTCACCGTGTTCATCGGCGTCATGATCCTCGGGGAAGAGACCAACGCGCTCAACCTCCTCGGCGTGGCCTCCATCGTCATCGGCACGGGCCTCACCTCCTGGCGCATGGACGAGCTGGTGCCCGGCTTTCGCCGCTGGTACCTCGTGCTGCCCGCGGCCACGTCGCTCATCACCTCCACCGTGCATCCGATGCGGCGCTACGTCATGACCCTGGCCGACGAGCCGCTCTTCTTCGCGGCCGTGGTGGGCGTGGTGTCGCTGGGCTGCTTCAGCACCTACCTGGCGCTGCCGCTGCCGCGGGAGAAGGTGGTCTGGCACCCCAAGGCGCTGGTGCCGTTGACCCTGTCCGGCGTGTGCGAGACCAGCGCGATCCTGCTGCTGTTCTACGCGCTGGCGGCGGGTCCGGTAGTGGTGGTGTCGCCCATCGCCGCCACGTCGCCGGTGTGGACGGTGATCCTCGCGAGCATCCTTTTGCGGCAAGTTGAACGCACCACACCCGCCGTGGTGGTGGGCACCCTCCTGGTGGTGGCCGGCGCCATCTTCGTGACCCTGGGACGGTACCTGTAGCTCTATACCGTCATTCCCGCTTTCGCGGGAATGACGATCTGGGGGTCGCCGTGGCTGCATTGACCTGCATGGCGGCGCCATTATATTTATCTGCCAAACCCAGGGGGGTCGCCCGCAGCGCGACCCCGAAGGAGGAATTCCATGGCCAAGGCAAAAGTGTTCATCTTCGCTCCCAACGACGAGAAGGGCGAATCCCACAGGAAGCTCGAGGACAACGGCTGCGAGTTGGTGCTGGGCAAGGCCGGCTGGCACAACCCGCTGGGGGACAACGAGGCGGAGATGGTCGGCATGGCGCAGGGGGCGCACGCGCTCGTGGGGACCTCCATCCGCAGCTCTCCCATCACCCAGGCCGTCATGCAGGCCTCCAAGGACCTCCGGGTGGTGGCCAAGTACACCATCGGCGTGGACGACGTGGACGTGGACGCGGCCACGGAGATGGGCATCATGGTTTGCCACGCGCCCACCGAGTCCAACTGGGGCGGCGTCGCCGAGGGCACCATCACCGGCATGCTCACCATGCTCAAGCGCGTGCGCGAGCGCGACCGCCACCTGAAATCCGGCGGCGAGTGGCGCGACCCGGCCCACCAGGGAACCTACGTGGGCTCCCGCGAGATGGACGGCTACCCCGGCATCGTGCTGGGCATCATCGGGCTCGGGCGCATCGGCACCCGCGTGGCCAAGCTCATGAAGCCCTGGGGCATGCGCATGATCGCCTGCGATCCCTACGTGCCCGACGAGAAGTTCGAGGAAGCCGGAGTCGAGAAGGTGGACTTGGCGACGCTTCTGAAGGAGTCCGACGTGGTGACCCTCCATGTGGTCCTCACCAAGGAGACCCGCCACATGATGGGCAAGGAACAGT
This Deltaproteobacteria bacterium DNA region includes the following protein-coding sequences:
- a CDS encoding GRP family sugar transporter, with amino-acid sequence MIAELLALLTAFSYATANVSARWGLRYSTPNTAVLLSLLVHAIGLSAVVLFTQGIPAVPPAALYLVIVTGVLQTLLRFCHYLAISKVGVSRAVTLRNTYPMLTVFIGVMILGEETNALNLLGVASIVIGTGLTSWRMDELVPGFRRWYLVLPAATSLITSTVHPMRRYVMTLADEPLFFAAVVGVVSLGCFSTYLALPLPREKVVWHPKALVPLTLSGVCETSAILLLFYALAAGPVVVVSPIAATSPVWTVILASILLRQVERTTPAVVVGTLLVVAGAIFVTLGRYL
- a CDS encoding NAD(P)-binding domain-containing protein, producing MAKAKVFIFAPNDEKGESHRKLEDNGCELVLGKAGWHNPLGDNEAEMVGMAQGAHALVGTSIRSSPITQAVMQASKDLRVVAKYTIGVDDVDVDAATEMGIMVCHAPTESNWGGVAEGTITGMLTMLKRVRERDRHLKSGGEWRDPAHQGTYVGSREMDGYPGIVLGIIGLGRIGTRVAKLMKPWGMRMIACDPYVPDEKFEEAGVEKVDLATLLKESDVVTLHVVLTKETRHMMGKEQFAQMKKDAIFINTSRGYCVNESELTEALENDVISGAVLDVFEDEPLSMDSPLRKLGDKVIMSPHMVSSNKGSGLHPGVVWATSSVLTALRGEVPDNVYNKEVIEQWKSRFGGKSLL